One Purpureocillium takamizusanense chromosome 12, complete sequence DNA window includes the following coding sequences:
- a CDS encoding uncharacterized protein (EggNog:ENOG503P0YV~COG:G): MSVNLFGPKRAFTMRSPFVRALVAALSVLLVVVFLLRSETVPVNTQLFGKNSFKSSVHDQRPLDPDSKMRTPVVGGDHTSTGEFELNCSVDMPHLAGLKDRYNLEDKFQYMRRYVRFTRREGLTRKSMTKLDQKLLNGAFKTVDISKSYGQDVCDKPLEVDVPASGLPSTVDASDFMFGVSTTYQRFMDGATTPINEWIFWLTDSRGNSNGGKLLLMLLDASDGELQEVANLLGDVGIDVDVYHSDSSVEMAVRYFTLVPTLYTHEDAKKKKWLVTCDDDTFFPSMHGLIDKMSTFDHTQEMYVGTLSEDVGAIERHGSQAFGGAGVFLSLPLAEKITELFSSCTSEQKVLESNSGWGPQGDILLRKCIYENTDTRLTTLWDLWQLDFFGHPAGFYEWGIKPLSLHHYRGGGWHSAKPGHYTKIAHTCGEDCTLQRFQTADDFVLSGYSIAHYPEGTKINFNQLEGTLHAAPEDKGWNLDFMFGPQRKSLEKTGRKITWDMQESEIQSDGSVLQTFTRKKDDSRWVHEDGSPMSNIDGIIELVWIPSHR; this comes from the coding sequence CCTTCGTCAGGGCCCTCGTGGCTGCCCTGTCcgtgctcctcgtcgtcgtcttcctcttgcGCTCCGAGACGGTGCCCGTCAACACCCAGTTGTTCGGCAAGAATAGCTTCAAGTCGTCGGTCCACGACCAGCGACCGCTGGACCCAGACTCCAAGATGCGCACCCccgtggtcggcggcgaccacaCGTCCACGGGCGAGTTCGAGCTGAACTGCAGCGTCGACATGCCCCATCTGGCCGGACTAAAGGACCGCTACAACCTCGAGGACAAGTTTCAGTACATGCGGAGGTATGTGCGCTTCACGCGCAGGGAGGGACTCACTCGAAAGAGCATGACCAAGCTGGATCAGAAGCTGCTCAACGGCGCCTTCAAGACTGTCGACATCTCCAAGTCGTACGGCCAAGATGTGTGCGACAAGCCCCTCGAAGTCGACGTGCCCGCATCGGGCCTCCCCTCGACTGTCGACGCCTCCGACTTCATGTTTGGCGTTTCCACCACCTACCAGCGCTTCATGGATGGTGCCACGACGCCCATTAACGAGTGGATCTTTTGGCTGACCGACAGCCGCGGCAACTCGAATGGTGGTaagctgctgctcatgcTCCTCGatgccagcgacggcgagctgcaaGAGGTGGCCAACCTTCTCGGTGACGTGGGTATCGACGTCGACGTTTACCACTCGGACTCGTCCGTCGAGATGGCTGTCCGCTACTTCACGCTCGTCCCGACGTTATACACACACGAGgacgccaagaagaagaagtggCTCGTGAcatgcgacgacgacaccttCTTCCCCAGTATGCATGGTCTCATCGACAAGATGAGCACCTTTGATCACACGCAGGAGATGTACGTCGGCACCTTGTCAGAGGACGTGGGCGCCATTGAGCGCCACGGCTCGCaggcctttggcggcgccggcgtcttcTTGTCTCTGCCTCTGGCCGAGAAGATTACGGAGCTCTTCAGCAGCTGCACTTCGGAGCAAAAGGTGCTCGAGTCCAATTCGGGCTGGGGCCCGCAGGGAGATATTCTACTGCGCAAGTGCATCTACGAGAACACAGACACGCGGCTCACGACGCTGTGGGACCTGTGGCAACTCGACTTCTTTGGGCACCCGGCCGGCTTCTACGAATGGGGCATCAAGCCGCTGTCATTGCATCACTaccgtggtggcggctggcaCTCAGCCAAGCCAGGGCATTACACCAAGATTGCGCACACGTGCGGCGAAGACTGCACGTTGCAGCGTTTccagacggccgacgacttcGTCCTCTCGGGCTACTCGATTGCTCACTACCCCGAAGGCACCAAGATCAACTTTAACCAACTTGAGGGGACGCTACACGCGGCACCCGAGGACAAGGGCTGGAACCTCGACTTCATGTTTGGTCCCCAGCGGAAGTCGCTCGAGAAAACAGGCCGCAAAATTACATGGGACATGCAGGAATCAGAGATACAGTCGGACGGCTCGGTGCTGCAGACGTTTACTCGCAAAAAGGATGACTCGCGCTGGGTGCACGAGGACGGCTCGCCAATGAGCAACATTGACGGAATCATCGAGCTGGTCTGGATCCCGTCGCACCGATGA